From Drosophila virilis strain 15010-1051.87 chromosome X, Dvir_AGI_RSII-ME, whole genome shotgun sequence, the proteins below share one genomic window:
- the LOC6634497 gene encoding general vesicular transport factor p115 has product MEYLKSGIKTVLGGTEPGQQPSAAETVEKLVDRVYSSTLLEDRRDACRALKALSRKYRIEVGAQGMPPLIQVLQNDGQDAEIIGYALDTLCNIVTSEEFDEEADNPAVSVNVGEQFTEMFIKSPEHVTLVMGYLDEYDFRVRRAAIQLITSLIANKTRELQDLVLVSPMGVSKLMDLLTDTREVIRNDVLLLLIELTKGNSNIQKIVAFENAFDRLFDIVREEGCSDGGIVVEDCLILLLNLLKNNSSNQQFFKEGSYIQRLAPMFILSSTNSSDLEECGWTPQKVSNFHCMLQVVRALVTPSNQQQVVSACQRVMQKSQLLKALCDILMGSGVPADILTETINAVAEVVRGDRDNQDELGRLTAPSQPPRPAIVVLLMSMINEKRIQSLRCAVLYCFQCFLYRNVDGQRALVQTLLPFSPTDFSVLTMGLLLLTGLLSTDTLANWFSAVAMMHALVDNVAQKEELLRVLLGTPGGQRPITLLEQCTNLIQQERCRLQSKVGLLMLLSVWLAHCPSAVKALLETQGTMAYLTAQLCANEHDEREYLVQGMCAFLMGLCIQFNDNSLPNQRREDISQLIIKRIGQETFCNKLSEVSRHEAYSRACKQVQIRAKGASELLLDYEYCKLYKGLEALLAKQVSGFDVDGIELTELTLSSEAAALVAQYKGIIRGMDAQIQTLQQSSKDLEQQNSELKEQLSQEQSLKSQLADQNTLLKAQLAAQSPPSELAQLDNDVKLNAARYEANMYFTVNIRLTKELETLRQQLAAEKQRADAANEKLLATQKDQEDLLELLADQEAKLARYEPPATTGEAPPPPEPEPAPAPALAPAEDDRYYSCSVKI; this is encoded by the coding sequence ATGGAGTACTTGAAGAGTGGCATCAAGACCGTGCTGGGCGGCACAGAGCCGGGCCAGCAGCCCAGCGCAGCCGAGACCGTTGAGAAGCTCGTCGATCGAGTTTATTCCTCAACACTGCTCGAGGATCGCCGGGATGCGTGCCGGGCATTAAAAGCGCTCTCACGCAAATATCGGATAGAAGTGGGCGCCCAGGGCATGCCACCTCTAATACAGGTGCTGCAAAACGATGGCCAAGACGCTGAGATAATTGGCTACGCCCTCGACACGCTGTGCAACATTGTGACCAGCGAGGAGTTCGACGAGGAAGCCGACAATCCGGCGGTGTCCGTCAACGTGGGCGAACAGTTCACCGAGATGTTCATCAAGAGTCCCGAGCATGTCACCCTGGTCATGGGCTATCTGGATGAGTATGATTTTCGTGTTCGACGCGCGGCCATACAACTAATAACATCTCTGATTGCGAACAAGACGCGCGAACTGCAGGATCTGGTGCTAGTTAGTCCGATGGGCGTGTCCAAGCTAATGGATCTGCTCACAGACACTCGCGAGGTGATCAGAAACGATGTACTGCTGCTACTCATTGAGCTGACCAAGGGCAATTCCAATATACAAAAGATTGTCGCATTCGAGAACGCCTTCGATCGTCTGTTCGATATTGTGCGCGAGGAGGGCTGCTCGGATGGCGGCATTGTTGTCGAGGATTGTCTTATTCTGCTGCTGAATCTCCTTAAGAATAACTCAAGCAATCAGCAGTTCTTCAAGGAGGGCTCCTACATACAACGTCTGGCCCCCATGTTCATCTTGAGCAGCACCAATAGCAGCGACCTAGAGGAATGCGGCTGGACACCACAAAAGGTGTCCAATTTTCATTGCATGCTGCAGGTGGTGCGTGCTCTGGTCACGCCCAGCAATCAGCAGCAGGTGGTCAGCGCCTGTCAGCGTGTCATGCAAAAGTCGCAGCTGCTGAAGGCGCTCTGCGACATCCTAATGGGCAGCGGTGTGCCCGCGGACATTTTAACGGAGACCATCAATGCTGTTGCTGAGGTGGTGCGTGGCGATCGCGACAATCAGGACGAGCTGGGCCGTTTGACGGCGCCCAGCCAGCCGCCACGTCCCGCAATTGTGGTGCTCCTGATGTCCATGATCAATGAAAAGCGAATACAGTCGCTGCGCTGTGCGGTGCTCTACTGTTTCCAGTGTTTCCTCTATCGCAACGTGGACGGTCAGCGTGCGTTGGTGCAGACGCTGCTGCCTTTCAGTCCCACGGATTTTAGTGTGCTGACCATGGGCCTGCTGCTCCTCACGGGTCTCTTATCGACGGATACGCTGGCCAATTGGTTCTCGGCTGTGGCCATGATGCACGCGCTCGTCGACAATGTTGCCCAAAAGGAGGAGCTATTGCGTGTCCTGCTAGGCACGCCAGGCGGACAGCGTCCCATCACACTTCTAGAGCAATGCACCAATCTCATTCAGCAGGAGCGCTGTCGTTTGCAGAGCAAGGTGGGCCTGCTAATGCTGCTCAGCGTTTGGCTGGCCCATTGTCCCAGCGCTGTTAAGGCTCTGCTGGAGACGCAGGGCACCATGGCCTATCTGACGGCCCAGCTGTGCGCCAATGAGCATGATGAGCGCGAGTATCTGGTGCAGGGCATGTGCGCCTTTCTCATGGGCCTCTGCATACAGTTCAATGACAATTCCCTGCCCAATCAGCGGCGCGAGGACATCAGTCAGCTGATCATCAAGCGCATCGGCCAGGAGACATTCTGCAACAAGCTGAGCGAAGTGTCGCGCCACGAGGCCTACAGTCGCGCCTGCAAGCAGGTCCAGATACGCGCCAAGGGCGCCAGCGAACTGTTGCTGGACTACGAGTACTGCAAACTGTACAAGGGTCTGGAGGCGTTGCTAGCGAAGCAAGTGAGCGGTTTCGATGTGGATGGCATTGAGCTGACCGAGCTGACGCTCAGTTCGGAGGCGGCGGCCCTGGTCGCTCAATATAAGGGCATTATACGCGGCATGGATGCGCAGATACAGACGCTGCAGCAGTCTAGCAAGGATCTGGAGCAGCAGAATAGCGAATTGAAGGAGCAGCTCAGCCAGGAGCAGTCGCTGAAATCACAGCTGGCGGATCAGAATACACTGCTCAAGGCACAGCTGGCGGCACAGTCACCACCTTCAGAGCTCGCCCAGCTGGACAATGATGTGAAGCTGAATGCGGCACGCTATGAGGCGAACATGTACTTTACGGTGAACATACGGCTCACCAAGGAGCTGGAGacgctgcgtcagcaattggCAGCAGAGAAACAGCGCGCCGATGCGGCCAACGAGAAGCTGCTGGCCACCCAAAAGGATCAGGAGGATTTGCTTGAGCTGCTGGCAGATCAGGAGGCCAAACTGGCGCGCTATGAGCCGCCGGCAACAACGGGCGAGGCACCGCCACCGCCCGAGCCCGAGCCGGCGCCTGCGCCCGCGCTCGCCCCCGCCGAAGACGACAGATACTATTCCTGTTCCGTCAAAATATGA
- the LOC6634496 gene encoding small ribosomal subunit protein eS6: MKLNVSYPATGCQKLFEVVDEHKLRVFYEKRMGQVVEADILGDEWKGYQLRIAGGNDKQGFPMKQGVLTHGRVRLLLKKGHSCYRPRRTGERKRKSVRGCIVDANMSVLALVVIKKGEQDIAGLTDTTIPRRLGPKRASKIRKLYNLTKEDDVRRFVVRRPLPAKENKKATSKAPKIQRLITPVVLQRKHRRIALKKKRQQASKEAAADYAKLLVQRKKESKAKREEAKRRRSASIRESKSSVSSDKK; the protein is encoded by the exons ATGAAG CTCAACGTTTCTTATCCCGCTACGGGATGCCAAAAGCTGTTCGAAGTTGTCGATGAGCACAAACTGCGTGTGTTCTACGAGAAGCGTATGGGCCAAGTTGTGGAAGCCGATATTCTGGGTGATGAATGGAAGGGCTATCAGCTGCGCATCGCTGGCGGTAACGACAAGCAGGGCTTCCCCATGAAGCAGGGTGTGCTCACTCACG GTCGTGTGCGTCTCCTGTTGAAGAAGGGACACTCCTGCTACCGTCCACGCCGCACCGGTGAGCGCAAGCGCAAGTCTGTGCGTGGCTGCATTGTCGATGCCAATATGTCCGTGCTGGCTTTGGTTGTCATCAAGAAGGGCGAGCAAGATATTGCCGGTCTGACAGACACAACAATTCCACGTCGTTTGGGCCCCAAGCGTGCCAGCAAGATCCGTAAGCTGTACAACTTGACCAAGGAGGATGATGTCCGTCGCTTCGTTGTGCGCCGCCCATTGCCCGCCAAGGAGAACAAGAAGGCCACCTCCAAGGCACCAAAAATTCAGCGTCTCATCACGCCCGTGGTGCTGCAGCGCAAACACAGACGCATTGCTCTGAAGAAGAAGCGCCAGCAAGCATCCAAGGAGGCTGCTGCCGATTATGCTAAGCTTCTGGTTCAGCGCAAGAAGGAGTCCAAGGCTAAGCGCGAGGAGGCCAAGCGTCGCCGTTCCGCCTCGATCCGTGAATCGAAGAGCTCTGTTTCAAGTGACAAGAAGTAA
- the LOC6634495 gene encoding bystin, whose product MGKPKKANVATIKTVNLEKQITEGKVSKAKNKEKVKLRAEESPNIDAKSSQKILAAARQQQLELDEENFPSLAPRRNVKFNLNDDVEQEKEDVNENDFMADLDMDDDDVAAFERFQQPPTKEGKRTLHLSEIIMQKIQEKGADIHTKISDEGSLKIEEIDPKVKEMYEGVREVLKRYRSGKIPKAFKIIPKLRNWEQILFITEPHNWSAAAMFQGTRIFCSVLSQAMAQRFYNLVLLPRVRDDLCEYKKLNMHLYNALKRALFKPAAFMKGIILPLLESGDCTLREAIIFGSVVARSSIPVLHSSACLLKICEMSYSGANSIFIRYFLDKRYALPYRVIDAAVFHFLRFENDKRELPVLWHQSLLTFAQRYKNDISSDQKDALLQLLKKKSHPKITADIRRELQAANCRDVEMMETVNETAGQPIKMYTDEDVGYEG is encoded by the exons atggGCAAACCGAAGAAGGCAAATGTGGCGACTATTAAAACAGTGAACTTGGAAAAGCAAATCACAGAGGGCAAAGTGTCCAAAGCAAAGAACAAGGAGAAGGTTAAACTACGTGCAGAGGAGTCACCG AATATAGACGCGAAAAGCAGTCAAAAGATCTTGGCAGCAGCcagacaacagcaactggaGCTGGACGAGGAAAACTTCCCAAGCTTAGCGCCCCGCAGGAatgttaaattcaatttga ACGATGACGTGGAGCAGGAAAAGGAAGATGTCAACGAAAACGATTTCATGGCCGACCTGGACatggatgatgatgatgtcgCTGCCTTCGAACGCTTCCAACAGCCGCCCACCAAGGAGGGCAAACGCACATTACATCTGTCTGAGATAATAATGCAAAAGATCCAAGAGAAGGGCGCGGATATACACACAAAAATCTCCGATGAGGGCTCGCTGAAAATCGAGGAAATCGATCCCAAGGTTAAGGAAATGTATGAGGGTGTCCGGGAAGTGCTCAAGCGCTATCGCAGCGGCAAGATTCCAAAAGCCTTCAAGATCATACCCAAGCTTAGGAACTGGGAGCAGATATTGTTCATAACGGAGCCGCACAACTGGAGCGCTGCTGCCATGTTCCAAGGCACACGCATCTTCTGCTCGGTGCTGTCTCAAGCGATGGCCCAGCGTTTCTATAACCTGGTGCTCTTGCCGCGCGTTCGCGATGATCTGTGCGAATATAAAAAGCTCAATATGCACTTGTATAATGCACTAAAACGCGCTCTCTTCAAGCCGGCCGCCTTTATGAAGGGCATCATACTGCCACTGCTGGAGTCCGGAGATTGTACATTGCGTGAGGCCATCATATTTGGCAGCGTTGTGGCCCGTAGCTCCATACCCGTGCTGCACTCGTCCGCATGCCTGCTGAAGATCTGTGAAATGAGCTATTCCGGTGCCAATTCGATATTCATACGCTATTTCCTGGACAAACGCTATGCTCTGCCGTATCGTGTCATCGACGCGGCCGTCTTTCATTTTCTAAG ATTTGAGAACGATAAGCGTGAGTTGCCCGTGCTATGGCATCAAAGTCTACTCACCTTTGCACAGCGCTATAAGAATGACATCTCGTCGGACCAAAAGGATGCGCTGCTTCAGCTTTTAAA AAAGAAATCTCATCCAAAGATTACCGCGGATATCAGACGGGAGCTGCAGGCGGCCAATTGCCGTGATGTTGAGATGATGGAGACTGTGAATGAAACAGCCGGACAGCCAATAAAAATGTACACAGATGAAGATGTTGGCTATGAAGGTTAA
- the LOC6634494 gene encoding mitochondrial import inner membrane translocase subunit Tim10B produces the protein MDSNLRNLKDFLTLYNKVTELCFNRCVDNLSQRELFDQESVCVDRCVTKFARFNQNMMKSYVDVQTKINAKRMEEVEQNAKQLEQHQQEERIKEQLKEKEVAAVAATAVLTPAKLSM, from the exons ATGGATTCGAATTTGCGTAAC CTAAAAGATTTTCTCACATTATACAACAAAGTCACCGAGTTGTGCTTCAATCGCTGCGTTGATAATCTCAGTCAGCGCGAACTGTTCGACCAGGAG AGCGTCTGCGTGGACAGATGTGTGACCAAATTTGCGCGCTTCAATCAAAACATGATGAAATCCTATGTGGAtgtgcaaacaaaaattaatgccAAACGCATGGAGGAAGTGGAACAGAACGCCAAACAATTGGAGCAACACCAACAGGAGGAACGCATCAAGGAGCAGCTCAAAGAGAAAGAAgtcgctgccgtcgctgcCACAGCTGTGCTGACGCCAGCCAAGCTGTCCAtgtag
- the LOC138910834 gene encoding L-seryl-tRNA(Sec) kinase-like, protein MPRICLLALIGLPGAGKTRLSNWLLEQPTSLTGWNVMHLCYDDHFNIGPKDHTDYKTQRKLIHKLLTQLIAELQAGATELPAMVRGGTTTTTAIGNDNYLIVCDDNHYYRSMRNKLYQLCRSQNCLYAQLHVASSLDACLQGNVARGAAGVPPAVIRQMQTRLEPPSATANGWERLSLTLTSTDYAAAAHIINGFIRSLLESQLVGTSLVSVKQPQVQSLVHQLDLLLRARIQICMDAIEEHQQKRIGGHALNGQRKQILAKFRLDMRNRQTDFSNLNLEYYVNLLS, encoded by the coding sequence ATGCCGCGCATTTGTCTGCTTGCGCTAATCGGGCTGCCGGGCGCTGGCAAGACACGCCTTAGCAACTGGCTGCTGGAACAACCCACATCTCTTACCGGCTGGAATGTGATGCATCTGTGCTACGACGACCATTTTAACATAGGACCTAAAGACCACACAGACTATAAAACGCAGCGCAAGCTAATACACAAACTGTTGACACAGCTCATTGCGGAACTTCAAGCGGGGGCCACTGAGCTGCCTGCCATGGTGCGAGgtggaacaacaacaacaacagccattGGCAACGACAACTATCTAATTGTTTGCGATGATAATCATTATTATCGCAGCATGCGCAATAAGCTTTATCAGTTGTGTCGTAGCCAAAACTGCCTGTATGCACAGCTTCATGTGGCCAGCAGCCTGGACGCATGTCTCCAGGGCAATGTGGCACGTGGTGCAGCCGGCGTGCCGCCAGCTGTCATACGGCAAATGCAAACGCGTCTCGAGCCACCCAGTGCGACAGCCAACGGCTGGGAGAGATTAAGCCTAACACTAACCAGCACAGACTATGCTGCGGCAGCGCACATTATCAACGGGTTTATTCGATCCTTACTCGAGAGCCAGCTAGTTGGCACGTCTTTGGTGAGCGTGAAACAGCCGCAGGTGCAATCGCTGGTGCATCAGCTGGACCTGCTGCTGCGGGCGCGCATTCAGATCTGCATGGATGCCATCGAAGAACATCAACAGAAACGTATCGGGGGCCACGCTTTGAACGGACAACGCAAACAGATTTTGGCAAAATTTCGCCTTGATATGCgcaacaggcagacagactTTTCTAATCTTAACTTGGAATACTATGTTAATTTGTTAAGCTAG
- the LOC6634492 gene encoding coiled-coil domain-containing protein 86: MDNPDTIDIDVDVADKSTDLAPTEDKAVQADTAAAITEKNASKSKKNKKPTTQAKATPKKVVKPEASIPRGQPKSNRPWKTPKQKFSNIKKTVNRLSFEKKVALRNEMRYIKEKSKEIKDQRKEAAVQRHQRRVENAERRLANERRSEIVQVIKNPAKLKRMKKKQMRMIEKRDLSQVKVV, translated from the exons ATGGATAATCCAGACACCATTGACATTGATGTAGATGTGGCAGATAAGTCAACTGATTTGGCGCCGACTGAAGACAAGGCTGTTCAGGCAGACACTGCAGCAGCGATTACAGAGAAGAATGCATCTAAatctaagaaaaataaaaaacccacAACACAAGCCAAAGCCACGCCCAAAAAGGTGGTCAAGCCCGAGGCAAGTATACCGCGCGGTCAACCCAAATCCAATCGGCCCTGGAAGACGCCCAAGCAAAA ATTCAGCAACATCAAGAAGACGGTGAACCGTCTCTCATTTGAGAAGAAAGTGGCGCTGCGCAACGAGATGCGCTACATCAAGGAGAAATCCAAAGAGATCAAGGATCAGCGTAAAGAAGCCGCCGTCCAGCGTCATCAGCGACGCGTCGAGAACGCAGAGCGCCGGTTGGCCAATGAGCGTCGCTCCGAAATAGTCCAAGTCATCAAGAATCCGGCCAAGCTGAAGCGtatgaagaagaagcagatgCGCATGATCGAGAAACGGGATCTTAGCCAAGTTAAAGTGGTCTAA
- the LOC116649735 gene encoding solute carrier family 25 protein Shawn has product MKPSATMPEAKYETPANQTTQAKYTMIDPRFRIRPMQQVVSACTGAMITACFMTPLDVIKPRLQAQPSALLSNKCFLYCNGLMDHICPCGPNTPPPTSSHAFTKLSPASASSSSSSSHFTGTIDAFIKISRTEGIGSLWSGLSPTLISALPSTIIYFVAYEQFKARFTDLHYKYLAPVQSSPYSRDIPMLVPLLAGVTARILAVTFVSPIEMIRTKMQSQRMTNAEMIGSIRQVMQSQGILGLWRGLPPTILRDVPFSGIYWTCYEYLKSSFNVVEPTFGFSFVAGAISGSVAASITTPFDVIKTHEQIEFGEKFIFTDNPPKSTPTRSVMDRMASIYRLNGLRGVFSGLGPRLFKVAPACAIMISTFEHSKAFFYHYNVDQHNQALLAINSATKANTTSTYDKRAKD; this is encoded by the exons ATGAAACCCAGCGCAACCATGCCGGAGGCCAAATATGAGACCCCGGCGAACCAGACAACACAGGCCAAGTATACAATGATAGATCCCAGATTTCGCATACGTCCTATGCAGCAGGTAGTGTCCGCCTGCACGGGTGCCATGATAACAGCCTGCTTTA TGACGCCTTTGGACGTAATCAAGCCCCGTTTGCAGGCACAACCATCGGCACTGCTGTCCAATAAATGTTTCCTATATTGCAACGGCCTCATGGATCACATATGTCCTTGCGGTCCGAACACGCCCCCGCCCACTTCTAGTCATGCATTTACCAAGCTCTCGCCTGCTTctgcctcctcctcctcctcctcctcccaCTTTACGGGCACCATT GATGCATTCATTAAAATTAGCCGCACTGAAGGCATCGGGTCACTCTGGTCTGGCTTGAGTCCGACGCTCATCTCGGCCTTGCCCTCAACCATTATATACTTTGTGGCCTACGAACAGTTCAAGGCACGTTTCACCGATCTGCACTACAAGTACCTGGCGCCAGTACAGAGTTCACCATATAGTCGGGACATTCCAATGCTGGTGCCATTACTGGCGGGCGTTACGGCCCGCATACTGGCTGTGACCTTTGTTAGCCCCATTGAGATGATACGCACCAAAATGCAATCGCAAAGGATGACTAACGCCGAAATGATCGGCTCCATACGACAGGTGATGCAGTCGCAGGGTATTTTGGGTCTATGGCGCGGCCTGCCGCCCACCATACTCCGCGATGTGCCCTTCTCTGGTATTTATTGGACCTGTTACGAATATCTCAAGAGCAGCTTTAATGTCGTCGAGCCCACGTTTGGCTTTAGTTTTGTCGCCGGTGCCATTTCAGGCTCT GTGGCTGCATCGATAACCACGCCATTTGATGTAATTAAGACGCATGAGCAAATCGAGTTCGGTGagaaattcatatttacaG ATAATCCGCCCAAGAGTACGCCGACCAGGTCAGTCATGGATCGTATGGCAAGCATTTATCGCTTGAATGGGCTGCGGGGCGTATTTTCAGGACTCGGACCGCGTTTGTTTAAAGTGGCGCCAGCCTGCGCGATCATGATATCAACATTCGAGCATAGCAAGGCTTTCTTCTATCATTACAATGTTGACCAGCATAATCAGGCGCTGTTGGCCATAAATAGTGCAACAAAAGCGAATACCACCTCAACATATGATAAGAGGGCAAAGGACTAG
- the LOC6634490 gene encoding solute carrier family 25 protein Shawn, with protein sequence MQEEPELKHEPLDVDSDPLRLPTSLLIEDPRYRIRPMQQVISALVGGLITTFVVTPLEVVKTRVQTQTQSQSRKRPVVSKLCYVFHNGLMTHVCKPNATDCMAKSAAMDAANMRPLRGAMDAFLKIICGNGVFGLWSGLSPTLVSALPSTIIYFLTYEYLKHSFANLYYIWHPRPSNIADNRDKEKLVKTAAEGRLTLPSVVPMASGVCARTVVVTAITPLEMIRIKMQSGYITYTELWIVLRSLIKSQGVLGLWRGWPPTVMRDAPFSGTYWAAYESMKRACNVTEPTFWFSFVTGAASGALATLVTMPFDLITTHTQIELGQDVLYSDSSGSGKGGTGGSATTAATASAPAKQSVFTRLSMIYRQQGIRGLYVGVIPRMLRVVPACAIMISAFEYSKSFFFRYNLDLKDTGYGRAN encoded by the exons ATGCAAGAGGAGCCAGAGCTAAAGCACGAGCCGCTCGATGTGGACAGCGATCCGTTGCGTCTGCCGACATCGCTGCTAATTGAGGATCCCCGATATCGCATTCGGCCCATGCAGCAGGTGATATCGGCTTTAGTTGGCGGACTGATTACAACATTTGTGG TGACGCCGCTTGAGGTGGTTAAGACGCGGGTGCAGACCCAGACGCAAAGCCAGTCGCGCAAGCGTCCGGTTGTCTCCAAGCTCTGCTATGTCTTTCACAATGGCCTCATGACGCACGTGTGCAAGCCGAATGCCACCGACTGCATGGCCAAGAGTGCGGCGATGGATGCAGCCAATATGCGTCCACTGCGCGGCGCCATG GATGCTTTTCTCAAAATCATTTGCGGCAACGGCGTATTTGGTCTTTGGTCGGGCCTGAGTCCCACGCTTGTCTCAGCGCTGCCATCGACCATTATCTACTTTTTAACATACGAGTATCTGAAGCATTCGTTTGCGAATCTATATTACATATGGCATCCGCGTCCATCCAACATTGCCGACAATCGCGACAAGGAGAAGCTGGTCAAGACAGCAGCTGAGGGACGTCTAACTCTGCCGTCTGTGGTGCCTATGGCATCGGGCGTCTGTGCGCGCACGGTTGTTGTTACGGCCATAACGCCGCTAGAGATGATTCGCATTAAGATGCAGTCGGGCTACATAACGTATACGGAACTGTGGATTGTGCTGCGCTCGCTGATCAAGTCGCAGGGAGTGCTGGGATTGTGGCGTGGCTGGCCGCCCACTGTCATGCGAGATGCTCCCTTCTCGGGCACCTATTGGGCTGCCTACGAGTCCATGAAGCGTGCCTGCAATGTGACGGAGCCAACGTTTTGGTTCAGCTTTGTGACGGGCGCAGCCTCCGGCGCG TTGGCCACCTTGGTGACAATGCCCTTCGATTTAATTACCACACATACGCAAATTGAACTGGGACAGGATGTGCTATACTCCGATTCATCTGGATCGGGCAAAGGCGGCACTGGTGGTTCCGCAACCACGGCTGCCACCGCATCGGCTCCGGCCAAACAGTCGGTGTTTACACGCTTAAGCATGATATATCGCCAGCAGGGTATACGGGGGCTCTATGTTGGCGTTATACCAAGGATGCTACGAGTTGTGCCAGCCTGTGCCATTATGATATCGGCATTTGAGTACAGTAAATCGTTCTTCTTTCGCTATAATCTTGATTTAAAGGATACCG GTTACGGACGTGCTAATTAA
- the LOC6634489 gene encoding heat shock protein beta-1 isoform X2 produces the protein MAESNKRNIPIKLGDFSVIDTEFSSIRERFDSEMRKMEEEMAKFRHELMNREANFFESTSSTTNSALPSRVPKQQNYVSDISSPLIQDEGDNKVLKLRFDVSQYAPEEIVVKTVDQKLLVHAKHEEKSDTKSVYREYNREFLLPKGVNPESIRSSLSKDGVLTVDAPLPALTAGETLIPIAHK, from the exons atggccGAGTCTAATAAGAGAAATATTCCCATCAAATTGGGCGACTTCAGCGTTATCGATACGGAATTCAGCAGCATACGTGAACGCTTCGATTCCGAGATGCGTAAAATGGAGGAGGAGATGGCCAAGTTCCGTCACGAGCTGATGAACCGCGAGGCCAATTTCTTCGAGTCCACCAG CTCAACGACAAACTCGGCGCTGCCCTCACGCGTGCCCAAGCAACAGAATTATGTGTCGGACATTAGCTCGCCTTTGATTCAG GATGAGGGCGACAACAAAGTGCTGAAGCTGCGCTTCGATGTCAGCCAATATGCGCCCGAGGAGATTGTCGTCAAAACTGTCGATCAGAAGCTGCTT GTGCATGCCAAGCACGAGGAGAAATCAGACACAAAGAGCGTTTACAGGGAATACAATCGCGAATTTCTGCTGCCCAAGGGCGTTAATCCCGAGTCGATACGCTCGTCCCTCAGCAAGGATGGTGTCCTGACCGTGGACGCGCCCTTGCCAGCGCTCACTGCCGGCGAAACCTTGATACCCATTGCGCACAAGTGA
- the LOC6634489 gene encoding heat shock protein beta-6 isoform X1 has product MAESNKRNIPIKLGDFSVIDTEFSSIRERFDSEMRKMEEEMAKFRHELMNREANFFESTSSTKKTTTTTSSTTNSALPSRVPKQQNYVSDISSPLIQDEGDNKVLKLRFDVSQYAPEEIVVKTVDQKLLVHAKHEEKSDTKSVYREYNREFLLPKGVNPESIRSSLSKDGVLTVDAPLPALTAGETLIPIAHK; this is encoded by the exons atggccGAGTCTAATAAGAGAAATATTCCCATCAAATTGGGCGACTTCAGCGTTATCGATACGGAATTCAGCAGCATACGTGAACGCTTCGATTCCGAGATGCGTAAAATGGAGGAGGAGATGGCCAAGTTCCGTCACGAGCTGATGAACCGCGAGGCCAATTTCTTCGAGTCCACCAG CTCTactaaaaaaacaacaactacaaccaG CTCAACGACAAACTCGGCGCTGCCCTCACGCGTGCCCAAGCAACAGAATTATGTGTCGGACATTAGCTCGCCTTTGATTCAG GATGAGGGCGACAACAAAGTGCTGAAGCTGCGCTTCGATGTCAGCCAATATGCGCCCGAGGAGATTGTCGTCAAAACTGTCGATCAGAAGCTGCTT GTGCATGCCAAGCACGAGGAGAAATCAGACACAAAGAGCGTTTACAGGGAATACAATCGCGAATTTCTGCTGCCCAAGGGCGTTAATCCCGAGTCGATACGCTCGTCCCTCAGCAAGGATGGTGTCCTGACCGTGGACGCGCCCTTGCCAGCGCTCACTGCCGGCGAAACCTTGATACCCATTGCGCACAAGTGA
- the LOC6634489 gene encoding heat shock protein beta-1 isoform X3, translating into MDAFTRTFHKTFRTTTTTKTSPSSTTNSALPSRVPKQQNYVSDISSPLIQDEGDNKVLKLRFDVSQYAPEEIVVKTVDQKLLVHAKHEEKSDTKSVYREYNREFLLPKGVNPESIRSSLSKDGVLTVDAPLPALTAGETLIPIAHK; encoded by the exons ATGGATGCATTTACACGCacttttcataaaacttttcgcacaacaactacaacaaaaaccaGCCCAAG CTCAACGACAAACTCGGCGCTGCCCTCACGCGTGCCCAAGCAACAGAATTATGTGTCGGACATTAGCTCGCCTTTGATTCAG GATGAGGGCGACAACAAAGTGCTGAAGCTGCGCTTCGATGTCAGCCAATATGCGCCCGAGGAGATTGTCGTCAAAACTGTCGATCAGAAGCTGCTT GTGCATGCCAAGCACGAGGAGAAATCAGACACAAAGAGCGTTTACAGGGAATACAATCGCGAATTTCTGCTGCCCAAGGGCGTTAATCCCGAGTCGATACGCTCGTCCCTCAGCAAGGATGGTGTCCTGACCGTGGACGCGCCCTTGCCAGCGCTCACTGCCGGCGAAACCTTGATACCCATTGCGCACAAGTGA